Proteins encoded together in one Carya illinoinensis cultivar Pawnee chromosome 3, C.illinoinensisPawnee_v1, whole genome shotgun sequence window:
- the LOC122302882 gene encoding uncharacterized protein LOC122302882 has product MSDALDQALSKLLEEYPLSSCSSNGGVCTSCGLEILINEEAPILAGDDDANDQDDVVQERRDSDLVSPLENVVKMITSADDHENRKISDVSNVADQESVLIGAIVAKVLGGVRYVGQVTGYEAETGRFKIIYENNYEESVEKEELLQMFASQDLVRTYYNRVATGGKPRKTRRRKKAAKARQDKTDYIPAKRVPRAEKESTYIPLAFRETRKDAYYWYYF; this is encoded by the exons ATGAGTGACGCACTAGATCAAGCTCTAAGCAAGCTGCTAG AAGAATATCCACTGTCTAGTTGTTCATCAAACGGAGGTGTCTGCACCTCCTGCGGCCTCGAGATTCTTATTAACGAGGAAGCTCCCATATTGGCCGGAGATGACGACGCAAATGATCAAGATGATGTTGTCCAGGAGCGAAGAGACAGTGACTTGGTTAGCCCCTTGGAAAATGTGGTCAAAATGATCACTTCTGCTGATGATCATGAG aATCGTAAGATCAGCGACGTCTCCAATGTTGCTGATCAAGAATCAGTGTTGATTGGAGCAATTGTAGCTAAGGTGCTTGGTGGTGTGAGATACGTTGGCCAGGTTACAGGTTATGAGGCTGAAACTGGACGGTTCAAg AtcatatatgaaaataattacGAGGAGAGTGTGGAGAAGGAAGAATTGCTTCAAATGTTTGCCTCCCAGGATCTAGTTCGCACCTATTATAATCGTGTAGCAACTGg TGGTAAACCGAGAAAAACTCGAAGGAGAAAGAAGGCTGCAAAGGCTAGGCAGGACAAAACCGACTATATCCCAGCCAAAAGGGTCCCAAGAGCAGAAAAGGAAAGCACGTACATTCCCCTGGCATTCCGGGAGACGAGGAAGGATGCCTACTATTGGTACTACTTCTAG